The DNA sequence GtttctgcctcctgtcccctccctccccatgCCGTGGGGCCAGCTGATCTGAACTTTGCTCTGGCTGTCATCGCCTGACCCATCTCAACTTTAGGTCTGCTTCTGGATACACATCTGTTACATCAGAAGAGAAACAGGAAACTATGTGGATAAAAAGTAGCCTTTCACAAAGGTGTGTGTTGGGTTGGTGAATAAAATCTCCATAGCCTTTTTATGCAGTCAGTCCCAAGAACGCAGCTCACTTAGGCCAGGATGGTGGACTGTGAGCAGGGGAGCTGCACTGACTTACCCAAGTCACCCTAGGAGGAGCTTCTGTTTGCATGGACTGTAGGGAGGCTAGGAGAATAACTATCTGTCAGTCTCCAGATCCACTAAACATTAGCGGCTTGGGCCATAATTTCAGTAATGTGTAACTCTAAGTAGCATGGTTTCACATGCTTAGAACACTTCTTAAAGAATTGACATTGTCATTTTACATATGGAAAAACTATTTATAGGTTCAGATACTTGTTTTGCCCAAGACCATCCATACAGCAAGACAATAGTGCAGCTGAGAAATAGAATTTCATTCTTTTGCTTGTCTGCTTGATGACCTACTCAGTCAATTTAAACTAATCTCTTGCTGAACTGAAGCCTGAGTTAAGAACCCTCTCTGAAAGTTTTAGGCAGCAATATATTCTATAGCGTAGCAAGATGATATAAGTTCAGTAAATCTCTAAATAGTAGGAATTGACTGAACAGTGACTatagctgaaaaaaaaccccaaacttcttTATGTTTCTTGGCAGTGTTCAAGGAAATAGTACAAttttttaactcagcaaaattCGCCCTGAAAGTTAAGTTTGGTTCAAGAATGTAACAGCAGGGTGTCTATTATACTATCAGAAAGCAAGAGAGTAAATGGTTTGGACATGTCCTTAGCCTGTCAAATTAATGACTGAAAGTACAGCAGACTCCAGCTCCAGGAGAGGTCAAACATGTACAGCCTGGCAAGAGGTGGCAATGAAAGAGCTGATAGCAGCTGGCCTGTGCTTGAATAGAAAGTACATAAAGGGTTTTAATACATCTATCTGTTACTGTCGTGGGTCAGTGCTTCAGTGCACCCCAGCGTGTCTGTGAGCCTCATCTTCGTGGCTTCACTCATTGGATCAGAATCCAAATTGCATGTTTTCCATTAATATAGCAGACGTAAGGCATGACtccagcaggaggagcagaatGCTTTGCCTGGTGTTTTCTTGGAGAAGAATGGGCAATTTCGGTTGATGCAGTTTGCTTCGTCTATGGCAAAATCAGAATATGCCAGAAATTGAGTTTTGTGATAATTCATGCAAAAATGACATGGCAGAGAGAAGCTATGACTGAAATACTGTCCTTATAAATATCTTCTAATTAAAGTTAATAGAAACACACTGATTCTTATTTACTATTAGGAGTGCACGTGGTAATTTTCTAGCACATAATTCAGTTTCACCTGGAAGTTCAGGACTAGGGAGAAGTAAAATGTTGTGTAAACACCTGTTATGTATTGCTCATACATAAAGGTGTTCTCTATCCAGGTGCATAAAGAGGATGTCTCATGAATTTGTCTCAAATGTTGTTCTGAAGGTTATCATGTATCCCCTATAGCATTTCTAGCACCTCTCAGCTTGTATGTAGCAGCCTGAATGCTCTACATATACTCAGTTCACCTTTTTTATGTGCTGTTCTGGTCTTTGTAGACTGCAAACAAACTCTCATGCAACCTTCCTGCTAATTTATTcagattttataaaaaataattcttgaAAGAACTTGAAAAGCTCACTTGTTTTGTTGAATTACATGAGTCAGATCAAGTACTTGGATCATTTAATCTCATGAACAGCAAGGCGTGAAATGGGTAACTGTTATCCACACAAGCTGAGATGACCTGTGGAAATATGTTAGTGATTCTAAAAGCAAGGAATCTGTCAACTCTAGAGCTGAGAAACAGATtgaaataacttattgtttCCTAATTCTGCTGTTTTATTTCCATTCCAGTTCCTGAACAGCCCACCCTGGGGAATACAGACTATGCCTTTGAGGTagatttaataataaaatatgtttCATTTAAAAGTCGTGCAAACAATACTTCTTGACAAATATGGCATTTAACAAATATTTACATTATATTTCACTTTGAATGAATAGGGTCAGATGCCATTTTtgtagagaaaaagaaatgttcttttttatttttatagatgGCCATTTCAAACATCCGCTATGGAGAAGGAGTTACCAGAGAGATTGGCATGGTAAGCTGCTATGGTGTAAGTCCATCGCTGGTAAAAAGTGATTTTCTGAAGGGCTGCCAGTGCTATCAATCCACTCGATAAAGGAAAGCTTATATATGGTGTGGTCCACTGTATCAGTGCAAAAAGGTCAGAGCATGCTGTTGGCTGAAGAGCAGAAGCATGGTGCATCAGTGGTGCTTTGGTACATGAAATGCAGCTCTGGGGAAAATTGGGTCGTTGATACTTTGCTGCAAGAATGCAACAATGTTTTTCTCTGACCGGGAATTTAATTCAGAAAGGTTTGAATCCTGCTGACTCACCGGGATTTTCTCAAGATCGCTTTTATCTTTCTAGAGCTCATTAACTCAATCAGAGACTTTCTGTTAAATTGGCTGGATATTCATTCAGttctcagcttgccctgtgtaAGTGTAGAATTTTTGTTTCAGCAGTGTGAGATGGTTCATCTGAGTACATTGTTCCAGTGTGCTTTTATCACTGTCTGTTTTCATTtatcatttttctcctttttggcATTTCTAGCATCAATAGAtctcttttttatttgaaaatttatGAAATAAGATTATAGTCAGACAGTAAATGAAATTAGACAGAACCTGTCTTTAAACAGCACTAGAATAATTTATACATATTGTATAGCTATTGTGACAATTAGCAAAGGTTAGGATGTagcattatttttccttttgccaccttttgatttttcatcaataaataaatatccAGTATtacattttcaatattttaatgCTGTGCTTTGGTAGACAGCTAAAGGAGACAATCTGTGAAAAGGCCTTTTTTATTCTCACAGAAActtagggaaaaatattttttaaatgttttatattttactATAGTTTAAAGTGGTTCCATATGGTTCAACAACTTTAGTTTTCTTCTGTCTTAAGACTTCAACTATATAAATTTGGCAGCTTTaaattttattctgctttctgTATTCTACATGTATGTGGTTaatgttctttttcttcagctgaTATGGTCTTAAAAATTTTGCAGTAACCAACTATTTTTAAGTCAGGGTTTTATTATTATCAAATGGTTCACTTGATTTGGATTAGTGTTTAAATAGTGAAGTGTATGATTTTATAccagttgtttggttttttgattCATTATTGTAGGACCTGCAGAATCTTGGTGCTAGAAGAGTTTGTTTGATGACAGATAAAAACCTCTCCAAACTCCCTCCTGTAAATGCAGTATTGAATTCCTTGGCAAAATATGGTATAAACTTTCAAATATACGATAATGTCCGTGTGGAGCCAACAGACCAAAGGTACAATTTGCTTCTGACTTGCATTTCTCCAAGTAGTGCCTAGGCCTTTACAGGATTCCATATGGCTTTTTAAACACCTCCTTGTGGCCTGCATGCTGGTCTTAAcagtttgttttcctgtgtACTGATTTTATCCTGACTAATTGGAAAATCTTTCTTGTGTCCTAAGTTTCCTGGATGCCATTCAATTTGCTAAAAAGGGAGAGTTTGATGCCTATGTTGCTGTTGGAGGTGGCTCTGTGATAGACACCTGCAAAGCTGCCAACCTGTACGCAGCCAGCCCTTCCTCAGAATTCCTGGATTATGTCAATGCTCCTATTGGGAAAGGGAAGCCGGTCACTGTGCCCCTCAAGCCACTCATTGCAGGTAAAGCAGGAGGAGAGTGTGTGGAGACTGGGGCCAGGGGAAGGTGAGTCATTCTACACTCTCTGATACTTCTACTGAAATCAGTTTGCTGTGGCTGTTTCAGCTTCCTTTGGGCTGGCTTCTCCTATAGTTGTATTCAGCAGTCATTTTGCTGTTTAATTCGGTGGAGGTAAAATCAGAGGTTTTATCCTTATTTTGTCTTGTTTAGCTCAGTTAGAACTCCTTTACTGAGAAAAGAGATCAAAGTAGCAGTTTCTCTTTGATCTGTTGGCTTTGGATCAGGGATACATTCAAGATTTCCTGGGCCCTGTAATTTTGGGTGGTGTTACTATtgtggttttattgtttaaattgcagtattatatatatttttattatttgttgtTATCTCCATTCTTCCTTTTAAGTTCCTACAACATCTGGCACTGGAAGTGAAACCACTGGTGTTGCCATTTTTGACTTCAAAGAACTAAAAGTTAAAACCGGTGAGGTTTTGGTGCtttgttttggggttattttgtttgttttgtggagGTTTCTGTGTGTTATTCAAGACAATCACTTTTCCCATGTCTTTGTTATTTCCCTGCCTTGAAAGGAAAGGATACTGCATGTCATTTCAGGTGTCATTTTGTTTGATTCAACAGCCGCAGGCaaattttaaaagcttaaaGGTTTCCTCCTTGAATTAAATTTATATCATATTAACATAATGAAATACCTATGTAATGCAGTGGATTATAGTTTGAAGGCAAAACAGGAAACTAAAATCTTTCAAGTCCTTAAATGGCAGAAAATGTTAATTGCAAAGGAAATTTCTACTTATATTCAGGGTCAACCAACTGTTCCTTATTtcctctgtatttttctttctactttTAAGACTTCTGTTTCTTTGTTGTGTAATTGCAACCAAATGTTCCTTTTCCTGACTTTGGAAACCTCAGGCCTGGGATGCTGTGCAAGTGAGGGACACTGTCTTCCTTTGGCCTTTTCATCCCTGGCAAATAAAGATTAAGGCTAAAATGTCATCTTGAGCTTCATAGCTGTTTAAGATTTTGCTTCTAAACGTGTGGATTTTATATGCCACACAGTCTTGGGACCCAGATGGGTGTGCTAAGGAGGTTTGACAATAGCTCAAGAATTTTCTAGTGTATACATCGtcagtctgtctgtctgtcagtCTGTCTCTCTCAGAGCTACATCTTTGCACCCTTAACCGAAATACAAGGACATGGTTATTACAGATGCTGAAGACAACCATTGGCAATAACAACTGATTGCAGGTACAAACCAGATTTGCCTTGTGACATTCCACAGAAGATACAAATCTAAGAATACTGCAGATGCCACAGACATCTTGcaaggctgctcagggagggtTGCAAACAGAGAGAGAACATGGTCTGGTATAATCCACTTCAGGCAAAAGTCTCAAATCATATAACTCTTTTAGAGAAACTTCATCATCAGTCTTACATTCAAAAATACTCTCTaccctcccctctctctctttGCTTTCATGTTCATagcttcaaatattttttccctctttagTGTCGTGTTTTGAACATTAAGCTTATCTTGTTCTATTTTGTTGCAAAGCATCTTTAGCTGACTTTCCTCCCTTTGCACATTGCAGGTATTGCTTCAAGAGCCATTAAGCCCACATTAGGCATCATTGATCCTTTACACACACTGTCTATGCCTGAACGAATAGTGGCCAACAGTGGCTTTGATGTGCTTTGGTGAGTTTTCTGCATAGGCTGCTActtgaatttatttaaattttgtatttttactaTGATGATTGtagaaaaaatttattttgagaGCACAAGAGGAtgaactttttttctctttttgctgttCTTGTTAAGGTGGGCTCTGTCAGACTTTTCCTTAGTTTCACTGCCTCCCTCAGAATGTATGGAAACAAATCCTGCATTTGCAGAAATTTGAATGTTTTTGCAGTGCACTGGAGAAATTGTTTGCTTCCAGAATAGCTGTTGTCAGTAAAGAGAGTCCAGATGTCATTTTTTAAGGGATCGTGAGATAGATGATTAATCACAGTTGTAACAGCACTTATCATGAATCATAGACATAGAAGGAAATAGAGAATAAGAATATTCTAACAAAAGCCAGGATGTCTCAATAAAAATTCATAAAAGCTTGTGAGATACTAGCAGGTCTTCACCCAGCTATGGTCATCTGGGAACCAATCTCATAGTTTGCTTTTCACTTGGCACAAAATTTTATTCATCTTAAACCAACAGCTTAACAGCACAAAATGCATTGACATTTCTATTTGGAGAGCCAGGGCTTACTTTGCTTCTGGGTGCTATGTATTAAAGTAATAGATTTGTAATGAAACTGACATTTCTCAAGCGTGGTGAAGGACCCCAGCCTGCAATGTCTGTAATGGAAAAAAGGCATTTGTTCATCAATGAAAATGGTTTGTCTGTAGTTTTTTCATCTTAATGGAGCCATGTAGGCAGTTCCCTGTCTTTATGTGGTCAGATTCATGAGTGTCTGGGAGATGAGACTATTAGCAGTTCCACTTAGCATGTAATTTTTTCAAGGCCAGTACTTCTAAAAGAATAGTACTGTATGAAATTTCCAGTGCTAAAGTCTCTTATGGTTGCTGTCCTACAGAAAGGAAATGCACTCATTGCACATATACAGCCCTCTTCAGTGAAAAACACTGTAGGTGCTGGTGCACCCAACCAGGCTTTTAGCATGGTGTGAGCTGATAGAAGGAGACTGTGTTTAGATTTCCTTTGGTGTGTTTATTCGAGAGGAAGTGCTCTGGAGGTGCTGGCCCAGCATTCTTCCACTGTCTGTGAGATTGTATTTCTTGTTTCAGCAACTGCTGGAcaccagaaataaaaaagaacctGCATTCaaaggacagcagggcagtaaAAAGGAGCTCTCCCCCTTAAATAATTGATTTCTCCCTTTCTGCTAGCCATGCCCTGGAATCATACACGGCTCTCCCTTACCACCAGCGCGGTCCCTGCCCCTCCAATCCCCTGCACCGCCCGGCCTACCAAGGCAGCAACCCCGTCAGCGACGTCTGGGCTCTGCACGCTCTGCGCGTTGTGGCCAAGTACCTGAAAAGGTAAcaccctcagcagccacctctgcaggctgtTCAGGCCACAGTGCCCCAAAAGGGGTGCCTGCAGCAGTGTAAATTTTAGGCTAGAGTAATGCAAGCTGCAACATTAAGCTTTTGTTTTCTACCCTGgaattttcttaaataaaacaaaatatttttcagataaaattcaaaatttcagATAAAATAGTTAGTCTTGAGGTGATAGCTTTTTAATGCCTCTGTGAATCTATTCTTAAAGTCCTCATTTAAAGGTGTTTCAAATTGTTCAGTTAGTATGGGAGcagaatttactttttttttttcaagaatctCCTTTGACAGCATAAGGGGAATATGTAACAAATTGAATAAAATACTGCTGATGTTATTTCTGTGGCCTTCAGCACCAAATTAAGATAGTTGCCCATCCATTGAGAAGGTAATAACATGCACTTATGAATGTGCAAAAGTATGCATTTATTGCAAACCTGCTCATTCTTAGAAGACCTTCAGTTTAGAATAGGTATTGACTTAGCTGGGAGTTGGTGTTGATCCTTGTCGATGAAGTTTTAATCTGTTTACAGCTTTTGCATGCCATGTGCACTTCTATTAAAGAtcaatgtggggtttttttgaaaaaatCTTTTCACAGTACCTAGTGAGTCAAAATAGTTGGGTTTTGTTCCTTTGGAATCTATTCATGAGACATTTTCTCCTTAACTGTCAAGCTACACAAGGATCCTGAGGCATAGGAAGGCAGGGAATCCTGTCTACTTCCCACACAGGTGGTGGGGTCTAGAGCACCACCTAATGAGATGGTGAGAAAGCTGGAGTGATCCTGGAGCCACACGCAGAATTACCAAAGATTCTAACTCGAATTTTTTAATTCACCACTCAATTGAATATGGCTAAATTCACTCTATTTACTTGTTTTTTGGAAAAGTGAAAGAAAGCTTGCCCTTCACTGAACCAGTATGATCTGCATAATTTATCCAGATGCAGGATTGTTCTTTTACCAAAGCGTGACTTGATTTCACTTCCGCCATTTTAATCTCAGCTTATCTTTTAGATTTTTTTGTGTATCTGTCCATAAAGAAGCcctctctcccttctccctgctgAATCACCAATCTGTTTGTGAATTCATTGGTACCATTTGCCTCCATGGTGCACAGAGCCATCAGAAACCCCGAGGACCGCGAAGCAAGAGCCAACATGCACCTGGCAAGTGCTTTTGCTGGTATTGGCTTTGGCAATGCTGGTGTTCATCTCTGGTAAGTACAGAGAAATAGTAACCCCATGTGAGGTCAGCTTACAGCTAGTGCTTGTTCCACATTGTCAAAGATGTTGCTGCCCTTGTTGCTGATTGTGGAGTAAGGACTTGTAGCCTGGCCTGTGATGCTGAAGGACCTGTGTGCTGTGACAAACTGATGGGCTCTTGTCATTCATGTGTATAAGCACTGTGTATTCTTGGGTTGTGATACTCAAAACCAATCAcgtgaaaattaaaaaacacaGCCTTCTTTAACTTCCTTGGTAGTAAAAACGAGTGAAAAAGTCAGTGGCATTCAAATAGTTAGATTCCATGCCAGCTGTTCCGCAGTGAGACAGCAATGATGTAATCTTGAGTTCTTCCTGAACTGATGCAATTATCTGTAAGTTTGTCTGTGGGATAGGCAATCAGCAGTCTGAAATGAGCTGCAATTAATATTGCAAGGCAATATAGTTTCATTTGGATGAAAATCTCAAAGAAGCAAAGCCTAAAAGTGAATTGTGTACAGAAGTTATTAGCAGTCATTCTCTTCAGAGACCTTCCTTTCATTCCCTTTCTTTGAGCAAGTCTACTTTTATAATTATATCTTAAAATTgaagtttctttttctcagaCAGTGTGAACACACAGGTATGCAGACTATGATATTTTTGGCCTATTTACATTACTTTAGGAACTGAATGGCTTTCAGTTCAGTCAGTGAAGTAACTTCACACTCACAAAGTAAGGGAGGTACTGTTTTTTACAGCTAGGTCTCTGAGGTGCAGAGGGATGAGGTTGTCTGTACCTAATATCTACATCATACCTGTCAATACCTTCTGAGTATCTGTACTGAAGAGACTTGCATATTGAAAACTGACCACAGAAGGGACTGAACACAAATTTTCCAAATACCGGGAGAGCTGCCCTAACCActctctctctgctctctgtTCCAGCCATGGAATGTCTTACCCTATTTCTGGTTTGGTGAAAACTTATAAACCAAAGGATTATAATGTGGATCACTCTTTAGTGGTAAAACTtgtttatttttgggtttttattatACATTTCAAATATCTGTTATCTGTCATTAATGATCATTAAAGTCCATTGAAGTTAAAAGTACATGTCCTGTTGatgtatttcattatttttctctttttttttttctttcctcagccCCATGGCCTTTCTGTGGTGCTGACATCCCCAGCAGTGTTTGCTTTCACAGCACAGATACATCCTGAGAGGCATTTAGAAGCTGCAGAGATTCTAGGTAGGAGTCTCTGTGGGTACAGTTCTCATGTACAAATGGAATTCTTTCCAAACTGACATTTTGGGATTGAAAAAAACAATGTGCAAGCAATTGTCATTGGTTGTTGGGAGGGGTTTAAGTCTAGAAAAC is a window from the Passer domesticus isolate bPasDom1 chromosome 1, bPasDom1.hap1, whole genome shotgun sequence genome containing:
- the ADHFE1 gene encoding hydroxyacid-oxoacid transhydrogenase, mitochondrial isoform X5, coding for MSSCRCPSHGHTYSQVPEQPTLGNTDYAFEMAISNIRYGEGVTREIGMDLQNLGARRVCLMTDKNLSKLPPVNAVLNSLAKYGINFQIYDNVRVEPTDQSFLDAIQFAKKGEFDAYVAVGGGSVIDTCKAANLYAASPSSEFLDYVNAPIGKGKPVTVPLKPLIAVPTTSGTGSETTGVAIFDFKELKVKTGIASRAIKPTLGIIDPLHTLSMPERIVANSGFDVLCHALESYTALPYHQRGPCPSNPLHRPAYQGSNPVSDVWALHALRVVAKYLKRFFCVSVHKEALSPFSLLNHQSVCEFIGTICLHGAQSHQKPRGPRSKSQHAPGKCFCWYWLWQCWCSSLPHGLSVVLTSPAVFAFTAQIHPERHLEAAEILGADIRTARIKDAGLILADTLRKFLFDLNVDDGLAAIGYSKADIPALVKGTLPQERVTKLSPRPQTEEDLSALFEASMKLY
- the ADHFE1 gene encoding hydroxyacid-oxoacid transhydrogenase, mitochondrial isoform X2; translated protein: MAAGRARVSRLLRQLQRAACRCPSHGHTYSQVPEQPTLGNTDYAFEMAISNIRYGEGVTREIGMDLQNLGARRVCLMTDKNLSKLPPVNAVLNSLAKYGINFQIYDNVRVEPTDQSFLDAIQFAKKGEFDAYVAVGGGSVIDTCKAANLYAASPSSEFLDYVNAPIGKGKPVTVPLKPLIAVPTTSGTGSETTGVAIFDFKELKVKTGIASRAIKPTLGIIDPLHTLSMPERIVANSGFDVLCHALESYTALPYHQRGPCPSNPLHRPAYQGSNPVSDVWALHALRVVAKYLKRFFCVSVHKEALSPFSLLNHQSVCEFIGTICLHGAQSHQKPRGPRSKSQHAPGKCFCWYWLWQCWCSSLPHGLSVVLTSPAVFAFTAQIHPERHLEAAEILGADIRTARIKDAGLILADTLRKFLFDLNVDDGLAAIGYSKADIPALVKGTLPQERVTKLSPRPQTEEDLSALFEASMKLY
- the ADHFE1 gene encoding hydroxyacid-oxoacid transhydrogenase, mitochondrial isoform X4, which translates into the protein MAAGRARVSRLLRQLQRAACRCPSHGHTYSQVPEQPTLGNTDYAFEMAISNIRYGEGVTREIGMDLQNLGARRVCLMTDKNLSKLPPVNAVLNSLAKYGINFQIYDNVRVEPTDQSFLDAIQFAKKGEFDAYVAVGGGSVIDTCKAANLYAASPSSEFLDYVNAPIGKGKPVTVPLKPLIAVPTTSGTGSETTGVAIFDFKELKVKTGIASRAIKPTLGIIDPLHTLSMPERIVANSGFDVLCHALESYTALPYHQRGPCPSNPLHRPAYQGSNPVSDVWALHALRVVAKYLKRAIRNPEDREARANMHLASAFAGIGFGNAGVHLCHGMSYPISGLVKTYKPKDYNVDHSLVPHGLSVVLTSPAVFAFTAQIHPERHLEAAEILGADIRTARIKDAGLILADTLRKFLFDLNVDDGLAAIGYSKADIPALVKGTLPQERVTKLSPRPQTEEDLSALFEASMKLY
- the ADHFE1 gene encoding hydroxyacid-oxoacid transhydrogenase, mitochondrial isoform X1 yields the protein MRSDLSKTSCVWLLAGRRRRAVFSIQGKLVSCEGRRVPPFPPGWGCHSDFFHSCRCPSHGHTYSQVPEQPTLGNTDYAFEMAISNIRYGEGVTREIGMDLQNLGARRVCLMTDKNLSKLPPVNAVLNSLAKYGINFQIYDNVRVEPTDQSFLDAIQFAKKGEFDAYVAVGGGSVIDTCKAANLYAASPSSEFLDYVNAPIGKGKPVTVPLKPLIAVPTTSGTGSETTGVAIFDFKELKVKTGIASRAIKPTLGIIDPLHTLSMPERIVANSGFDVLCHALESYTALPYHQRGPCPSNPLHRPAYQGSNPVSDVWALHALRVVAKYLKRAIRNPEDREARANMHLASAFAGIGFGNAGVHLCHGMSYPISGLVKTYKPKDYNVDHSLVPHGLSVVLTSPAVFAFTAQIHPERHLEAAEILGADIRTARIKDAGLILADTLRKFLFDLNVDDGLAAIGYSKADIPALVKGTLPQERVTKLSPRPQTEEDLSALFEASMKLY
- the ADHFE1 gene encoding hydroxyacid-oxoacid transhydrogenase, mitochondrial isoform X3, which codes for MVLWAQPSVINPSACRCPSHGHTYSQVPEQPTLGNTDYAFEMAISNIRYGEGVTREIGMDLQNLGARRVCLMTDKNLSKLPPVNAVLNSLAKYGINFQIYDNVRVEPTDQSFLDAIQFAKKGEFDAYVAVGGGSVIDTCKAANLYAASPSSEFLDYVNAPIGKGKPVTVPLKPLIAVPTTSGTGSETTGVAIFDFKELKVKTGIASRAIKPTLGIIDPLHTLSMPERIVANSGFDVLCHALESYTALPYHQRGPCPSNPLHRPAYQGSNPVSDVWALHALRVVAKYLKRFFCVSVHKEALSPFSLLNHQSVCEFIGTICLHGAQSHQKPRGPRSKSQHAPGKCFCWYWLWQCWCSSLPHGLSVVLTSPAVFAFTAQIHPERHLEAAEILGADIRTARIKDAGLILADTLRKFLFDLNVDDGLAAIGYSKADIPALVKGTLPQERVTKLSPRPQTEEDLSALFEASMKLY